The following are from one region of the Rhodopirellula sp. P2 genome:
- a CDS encoding tetratricopeptide repeat protein produces MAVVLSTASWVAPTIGEDGFSTPFRLPSVSQSQSVREREGISIRWAQHKERARVAKDNAVELETLPAPSRPPEDLPTPDSDQEIRQGILLRAVRNAVSLGDIPLALKRFEDLFREFPGQTDLKIEYIGLLIQSGNLTKAEQSLKVLVDQFPDSTPFLILHAELLIQQGKHLNAERSLRKIVESGEANVDVLISFARVLAWQGNVVEALEVYQRHLRDLPGLPLPNELAIAELLIEIQQPGDAIAGLLRLYESDPGNPQVLVMLVLANSRMGENVVIHRYLEELQSNPEFSFDSRIELADTLYRDGADRLALMVYQSASVLRPNHVATQTKIVRVLVRLFDMNGAKAVLDSIAETNAGTPDHRLVRLETANYQTAVGEHAKAFAIYRSLLVENEDDELAQIGLGTLYHAIGDDRAAETVFRNLGTKQSHSVQMLAESLLQQNRLGEAIQTLRQSSHTTSLNHEAAIADILLRGRDYASAESVCVAALAGAQGTALDAATKIQLRTTLGLSQLKQGRFAEAEDTLQETRRMQGGDSAKLRYGLYRCLIALDREAEAEQVLSDERNSFAPMTKDRVTIAQLAMADCECKLAERLLQQALMFDPSNVYLMILLGESRSMCNRCSGDCDDRSSFVSALAASPMNTRARLGLARSYTRTNDFRLANKSFDMILTAFPQHETARIENARMHYAWKGVDAANHAYAEAKARHRPQEFLPGASLMHSDLNTLQVEYEQASHRLQLIEAERKAKYYKDWKPRTALANYQSLLQLDPTNQEAQFDLGQVHSGLNQTQKAIARYDCLLSQDPCHTEALIAKRRMQLESRPQILNSFQFEFRSGRQGLTDLTSLRLDTRVVKPIGDQDEYLVAGYAHRFLRPKQGEDADGNVAILGFQTKPWDHLRLFALAELEQYDQGFSTRVPFRAGLNWRTPADVHLGLVGFLENIAANGESIRQDTFRGGLELSAATNFSWRWDAAAMYRLAGYSDDNFSQEVLVQNNYLLIPGRTQLRWKTDWNLIAFNESTRFNADPNDLTGILHPYFSPSAFTFASSGMEVRKWLSPHNFHGADSHWVSAYGGVRIDSDSVGYGLFEAAAHRDHQGWLSAEVKTSVILSEVYNSVGVGGLFTIRFP; encoded by the coding sequence ATGGCTGTGGTTCTGTCGACGGCATCGTGGGTGGCCCCCACGATCGGCGAAGATGGATTCTCCACCCCATTTCGTTTGCCTTCGGTCTCTCAATCGCAATCCGTTCGCGAACGGGAGGGGATCTCCATTCGATGGGCTCAACACAAGGAGAGAGCCAGGGTTGCGAAAGACAACGCGGTTGAACTGGAGACACTTCCCGCCCCGTCTCGGCCACCGGAGGATCTGCCAACCCCCGATTCGGATCAAGAGATCCGTCAGGGCATTCTGCTTCGCGCGGTCCGCAATGCCGTGAGCCTGGGGGACATTCCGCTGGCTCTCAAACGGTTTGAAGATCTCTTTCGAGAGTTTCCCGGCCAAACGGATTTGAAGATTGAGTACATCGGGTTGCTGATTCAATCGGGCAATCTCACGAAGGCGGAGCAATCGTTGAAGGTGCTGGTCGACCAGTTTCCCGATTCAACTCCGTTCCTCATCCTGCATGCGGAGTTGTTGATTCAACAGGGGAAGCATCTCAATGCGGAACGTTCGCTTCGCAAAATCGTCGAAAGCGGTGAAGCGAATGTGGACGTTCTGATTTCCTTTGCTCGCGTGCTGGCCTGGCAAGGCAACGTTGTCGAAGCGTTGGAGGTCTATCAGCGACACCTGCGAGATCTGCCTGGATTGCCGTTGCCGAACGAACTCGCAATCGCCGAACTGCTGATCGAGATCCAGCAACCCGGAGATGCCATCGCCGGGTTGCTCCGGCTGTACGAATCCGATCCCGGCAACCCGCAAGTCCTCGTGATGCTGGTGCTCGCGAATTCGCGAATGGGTGAGAACGTGGTCATCCATCGGTATTTGGAGGAGCTGCAATCGAATCCGGAGTTCAGCTTTGACAGTCGGATTGAACTGGCCGACACGTTGTATCGAGACGGTGCCGACCGGTTGGCATTGATGGTGTACCAGTCCGCGTCCGTTCTGCGACCCAACCACGTCGCCACTCAAACCAAAATTGTCCGTGTTTTGGTGCGTCTGTTCGACATGAACGGTGCAAAAGCGGTGTTGGATTCCATTGCAGAGACCAACGCGGGAACACCCGACCATCGGTTGGTGAGGCTCGAAACGGCCAACTATCAAACCGCGGTGGGCGAACATGCCAAAGCGTTTGCAATCTATCGCTCCCTTTTGGTCGAGAACGAAGACGATGAGTTAGCACAAATTGGTTTGGGAACGCTCTACCATGCGATTGGAGACGATCGGGCTGCCGAAACCGTGTTCCGCAATCTGGGAACAAAGCAGTCGCACTCGGTCCAAATGCTGGCCGAGTCGTTGCTGCAACAAAACCGACTCGGTGAGGCGATCCAAACGCTGCGTCAGTCATCGCATACGACATCGCTGAACCATGAAGCGGCGATTGCGGACATCTTGCTGCGTGGACGGGATTATGCCTCCGCCGAATCTGTCTGCGTGGCTGCCTTGGCGGGTGCCCAAGGGACTGCACTTGATGCCGCCACCAAGATTCAGCTTCGGACCACGCTCGGACTGTCTCAGCTCAAGCAGGGACGCTTTGCGGAAGCCGAGGACACGCTCCAAGAAACACGGCGAATGCAGGGAGGAGATTCGGCCAAGCTTCGCTACGGGCTGTATCGCTGTTTGATCGCACTGGACCGCGAGGCGGAGGCCGAGCAAGTGTTGTCGGACGAGCGGAATTCGTTTGCCCCGATGACGAAAGATCGGGTGACGATCGCTCAATTGGCCATGGCCGATTGTGAGTGCAAGTTGGCGGAGAGATTGTTGCAGCAAGCGTTGATGTTCGACCCGAGCAATGTCTACTTGATGATCTTGCTGGGGGAATCCCGATCGATGTGCAATCGATGCTCCGGCGATTGTGACGATCGGTCGAGTTTCGTTTCGGCGCTGGCGGCATCGCCCATGAACACCCGCGCCCGCTTGGGGTTGGCTCGTTCCTACACCCGCACGAATGACTTCCGCTTGGCGAACAAGTCGTTCGACATGATTCTGACGGCGTTCCCACAGCACGAGACGGCACGGATCGAAAATGCTCGCATGCATTACGCTTGGAAGGGCGTGGATGCGGCGAACCACGCGTATGCGGAAGCCAAGGCACGCCATCGTCCGCAGGAGTTTTTGCCTGGTGCGAGCTTGATGCACAGCGACCTGAATACGTTGCAGGTCGAATACGAACAGGCAAGCCACCGCTTGCAACTCATCGAAGCGGAGCGAAAGGCCAAGTACTACAAGGACTGGAAGCCTCGAACGGCGCTGGCCAACTATCAATCGTTGCTTCAGCTGGACCCCACCAACCAGGAAGCCCAGTTCGATCTGGGCCAAGTCCATTCCGGGTTGAACCAAACTCAAAAAGCCATCGCACGGTACGACTGCTTGCTCAGTCAGGATCCGTGCCACACCGAGGCTTTGATTGCCAAACGGCGAATGCAACTGGAATCTCGTCCCCAGATTTTGAACTCCTTTCAGTTTGAATTTCGATCGGGCCGGCAAGGATTGACCGATTTGACTTCGTTGAGATTGGACACTCGGGTCGTCAAACCGATTGGAGATCAGGACGAATACCTCGTTGCAGGCTATGCCCATCGCTTTTTGCGGCCCAAGCAAGGCGAAGACGCGGATGGGAACGTGGCGATTCTTGGTTTCCAAACCAAACCATGGGATCACCTGCGTTTGTTCGCTTTGGCGGAGTTGGAACAATACGATCAAGGTTTCTCAACACGAGTCCCGTTTCGTGCGGGATTGAACTGGCGAACGCCGGCGGACGTCCATCTCGGTCTGGTTGGATTCCTTGAAAATATCGCTGCCAACGGTGAATCGATCCGCCAAGACACCTTCCGTGGTGGGTTGGAACTCAGCGCAGCAACGAACTTTTCTTGGCGTTGGGATGCGGCCGCGATGTACCGTTTGGCGGGCTATTCCGATGACAACTTCTCACAGGAAGTGTTGGTTCAGAACAACTACTTGCTGATTCCAGGACGCACACAATTGCGATGGAAGACGGATTGGAATTTGATCGCCTTCAACGAATCAACTCGCTTCAACGCTGACCCAAATGATTTGACTGGGATTCTTCATCCGTATTTCAGTCCGTCTGCCTTCACGTTTGCGTCCAGTGGCATGGAAGTCCGCAAGTGGCTGAGTCCTCACAACTTTCATGGTGCCGATTCCCATTGGGTGTCGGCCTACGGTGGCGTGCGGATCGACTCGGACAGCGTTGGCTACGGGCTGTTCGAAGCAGCCGCGCATCGCGATCACCAGGGATGGTTGAGTGCAGAGGTGAAAACCTCGGTCATCCTCTCGGAGGTCTACAACAGTGTGGGCGTGGGCGGCTTGTTCACGATCCGGTTCCCTTGA
- a CDS encoding Gfo/Idh/MocA family protein, with protein sequence MSDRREFLKTSAAAATISAATFSAATTTSQPASAAPAGSNERMRIGFIGPGGRGFGAHVKSLCKHHQAGRKIDLVAVAEVFETQRDTVADYIEKATKTKPAKYVDYRDMIEKENLDAVCIGTPDHWHHRQTVDALEAGLNVYCEKPMTKTVQEAFDVEDKWRASGKVMQVGVQSTSLPVWDEVNALLREGKLGKVLGFQTEYFRNSDVGQWRYYKLTPDMTPKTIDWKRWLGTEHDLAEDVPFDREVYKQWRRFWPFGSGMFTDLFVHRTTSMLKATGLRVPGRVVGGGGIYLEYDGRDVPDVATVVADFNEGVQGLVTATMCNEESRVNQLIRGHYGTFAFGNGESFDGFDFIPERGPVTHVRQEAERITTNPIDNTTMAHFANWLDACEAGDPSLCNNQPDLGAAAMSVVNLGAQSYRQGKVFFVDEDHKISDQDPGWAAKWEERSANGGPAVHIPGWNAGDYGSEQRDPDYMQYGGPWINGKDPFQG encoded by the coding sequence ATGAGCGACCGACGCGAATTCCTCAAAACCTCGGCTGCAGCCGCGACTATCTCTGCCGCGACCTTCTCCGCCGCAACCACGACCAGCCAACCGGCCTCGGCGGCCCCCGCCGGCAGCAACGAACGCATGCGAATCGGGTTCATCGGTCCCGGCGGCCGAGGCTTCGGTGCTCACGTCAAATCGCTCTGCAAACATCACCAGGCAGGTCGCAAGATTGACCTCGTCGCTGTCGCCGAAGTGTTCGAAACCCAACGGGACACCGTCGCCGATTACATCGAAAAGGCCACCAAAACCAAACCGGCCAAGTACGTCGACTACCGCGACATGATCGAGAAAGAAAATCTCGACGCCGTCTGCATCGGAACCCCCGATCACTGGCACCACCGCCAAACCGTTGACGCTCTCGAAGCCGGACTGAACGTCTATTGCGAAAAGCCAATGACGAAGACCGTCCAAGAAGCCTTCGACGTTGAAGACAAGTGGCGTGCCAGCGGCAAAGTCATGCAGGTCGGTGTGCAGTCAACCAGCCTCCCCGTTTGGGACGAGGTCAACGCATTGCTTCGCGAAGGCAAACTCGGCAAAGTCCTGGGTTTCCAAACCGAATACTTCCGCAACTCCGATGTCGGACAATGGCGTTATTACAAACTCACGCCTGACATGACTCCCAAAACGATTGACTGGAAACGTTGGCTGGGAACCGAACACGACCTCGCCGAAGACGTGCCATTCGATCGCGAAGTCTACAAGCAATGGCGTCGTTTCTGGCCGTTCGGCAGCGGCATGTTCACGGACCTGTTCGTTCACCGCACCACTTCCATGTTGAAAGCCACCGGCCTTCGCGTGCCAGGTCGTGTCGTCGGTGGTGGTGGCATCTACCTGGAGTACGACGGTCGCGATGTGCCTGACGTTGCCACGGTCGTTGCCGACTTCAATGAAGGCGTCCAAGGCTTGGTCACCGCGACGATGTGCAACGAAGAATCACGTGTCAATCAATTGATTCGTGGCCATTACGGAACGTTCGCATTTGGCAACGGTGAATCGTTTGACGGGTTTGACTTCATCCCGGAACGCGGCCCGGTCACTCACGTGCGACAAGAAGCCGAACGAATCACCACCAATCCAATCGACAACACCACCATGGCTCACTTCGCCAACTGGTTGGATGCCTGTGAAGCCGGTGACCCATCGCTTTGCAACAACCAACCCGACCTCGGTGCGGCTGCCATGTCGGTCGTCAACCTCGGTGCCCAAAGCTACCGCCAAGGCAAAGTCTTCTTTGTCGACGAAGATCACAAGATCTCCGACCAAGATCCGGGTTGGGCAGCCAAGTGGGAAGAACGATCCGCCAATGGCGGCCCCGCTGTCCACATCCCAGGCTGGAACGCAGGCGACTACGGCAGCGAACAACGAGACCCTGACTACATGCAGTACGGCGGCCCCTGGATCAACGGCAAAGACCCGTTCCAAGGCTAG
- a CDS encoding class I SAM-dependent methyltransferase encodes MNPNIDPATDIVAYNRAAWDSQVRKGNRWTIPVTPEEIERARVGDWSIVLTPEKPVPREWFPDFTGGPVEVLCLAGSGGQQSPILAAAGAKVTVFDNSPAQLSQDQMVAEREGLDIKLVQGDMAGLSELADESFDLIVHPCSNCFVPNVLPAWIEASRVIEAGCNAFVIPSRHIIQAGIVWDKFACMAP; translated from the coding sequence ATGAATCCAAACATTGATCCTGCCACCGACATCGTTGCCTACAACCGTGCGGCCTGGGACAGTCAGGTGCGAAAAGGAAATCGTTGGACGATTCCTGTCACGCCAGAGGAAATCGAGCGTGCTCGCGTTGGTGATTGGAGCATCGTCCTGACGCCAGAAAAGCCCGTGCCTCGCGAATGGTTTCCCGATTTTACCGGCGGACCTGTTGAAGTGCTCTGCCTGGCCGGAAGCGGAGGACAACAATCTCCCATCCTCGCCGCGGCGGGTGCCAAGGTGACTGTGTTTGACAACTCGCCAGCCCAACTTTCACAGGACCAAATGGTGGCCGAGCGAGAAGGCTTGGATATCAAACTCGTTCAGGGCGACATGGCCGGCCTTTCCGAACTGGCGGATGAATCATTTGACCTGATTGTGCATCCTTGTTCCAACTGTTTCGTGCCCAACGTCCTGCCGGCTTGGATAGAAGCCTCGCGGGTCATCGAAGCCGGCTGCAACGCCTTCGTCATTCCTTCGCGTCACATCATCCAAGCCGGCATCGTCTGGGACAAATTCGCCTGCATGGCTCCCTAG
- a CDS encoding GNAT family N-acetyltransferase, giving the protein MIIPEKPEHFDAVRQLTMEAFASSTFGHQGEADLIETLRECCADTLSLVAIVDQRVVGHILFSRAEIREPTSLLTDSSELASPTRRSPMRGMGLAPMSVHPSRQRSGIGSMLVNEGLRRLDELGNRFTIVAGHPDYYPRFGFRPAKEFSVSHGFAGMPQEVFFLRTASPSDDADLPNGLAYYHAAFGPQHETSP; this is encoded by the coding sequence GTGATCATCCCCGAAAAGCCCGAGCACTTTGATGCGGTTCGCCAATTGACGATGGAAGCTTTTGCTTCTTCGACCTTCGGCCACCAGGGCGAGGCTGACCTCATCGAGACACTTCGCGAATGCTGCGCTGACACACTTTCATTGGTCGCGATCGTGGATCAACGCGTCGTCGGACACATTCTTTTTTCGCGGGCAGAAATTCGCGAGCCAACTTCTTTGTTAACGGATTCGTCGGAACTGGCTTCCCCGACACGGCGGTCTCCCATGCGGGGCATGGGGCTAGCTCCGATGTCAGTGCATCCTTCGCGTCAACGCAGCGGCATTGGTTCGATGCTGGTCAACGAAGGCCTCCGACGCCTCGATGAACTCGGCAACCGCTTCACGATTGTTGCCGGGCATCCAGACTACTACCCCCGATTTGGGTTTCGCCCAGCAAAAGAATTCTCCGTCTCGCACGGTTTTGCTGGCATGCCTCAGGAAGTGTTTTTCCTCCGCACTGCTTCGCCGTCTGATGACGCGGACCTTCCCAATGGCTTGGCGTATTACCACGCCGCCTTCGGTCCACAACACGAAACATCCCCATGA
- a CDS encoding 3-keto-disaccharide hydrolase, translating into MNERLRLILPSMLLAILLPVSSLKADEFQSLFDGSTLTGWKALDMRYWSVRDGAITGESTPEIPCTSNQFLVWQGGDVADFELKLKFRATGNGCNTGVQFRSEIDPKGLAVGYQADIYQSGPYLGGVCDEQHKRDGEELLTANGTKTVIDPSGKRTVTALDGEVTMKPQGEWNDYHITAQGQHITLRINGRVSSELIDQEEGHYDLKGILGLQLRSGRPMTVQFKDIFLKPL; encoded by the coding sequence ATGAACGAACGCTTGCGCCTCATCCTCCCGTCCATGTTGCTAGCGATTCTTCTTCCTGTCAGCTCGCTGAAGGCAGATGAGTTTCAATCCCTTTTTGATGGCTCGACGTTGACCGGATGGAAGGCTTTGGACATGCGATACTGGTCCGTCCGAGACGGCGCGATCACCGGAGAGTCCACGCCAGAGATCCCCTGCACTTCCAACCAGTTTCTTGTTTGGCAGGGTGGCGACGTGGCGGACTTTGAATTGAAACTCAAATTTCGTGCGACAGGAAATGGCTGCAACACAGGGGTCCAGTTTCGCAGCGAAATCGATCCCAAAGGATTGGCGGTGGGCTATCAAGCGGACATCTACCAAAGTGGGCCTTACCTCGGTGGCGTCTGTGATGAACAGCACAAACGAGACGGCGAGGAGTTGCTGACTGCCAACGGAACCAAAACGGTGATTGATCCGTCGGGAAAACGAACGGTCACAGCCCTTGATGGGGAAGTGACGATGAAACCGCAGGGTGAATGGAACGACTACCACATCACCGCCCAAGGCCAGCACATCACCCTACGAATCAATGGAAGAGTTTCTTCTGAACTCATCGACCAGGAAGAGGGACACTACGATTTGAAGGGCATCTTGGGATTGCAATTGAGGTCTGGTCGACCGATGACGGTGCAGTTCAAAGACATCTTCCTCAAGCCTCTTTGA